A genomic stretch from Hoplias malabaricus isolate fHopMal1 chromosome 4, fHopMal1.hap1, whole genome shotgun sequence includes:
- the parvb gene encoding beta-parvin isoform X4 — MLLEENAERSMLDPTSREDAKFKDLQKVLIDWINNELEEDRIIVKDLEEDLYDGQVLQKLFEKLSGRKLNVAEVTQSEIGQKQKLQTVLEAVNEVLRPQGWTIEWGVDSIHSKNLVAIVYLLVALAMHFMAPIRLPEHVSVQVVLVKKKEGILQTGHVTKELTTTTEIMMGRFERDAFDTLLDHAPDKLNVVKTSLITFVNKHLNKLNLEVTELESQFADGVYLVLLMGLLEGYFVPLYNFYLTPESFEQKVHNVAFAFELMQDGGLKKPKARPEDVVNLNLKSTLRVLYNLFSNYKCAD; from the exons ATGCTGCTAG AAGAGAATGCTGAAAGGAGTATGTTGGATCCCACCTCTAGAGAGGATGCCAAATTTAAAGATCTGCAAAAA GTACTGATTGACTGGATCAATAATGAGTTGGAAGAAGACAGAATCATAGTTAAGGATCTTGAGGAGGATCTCTATGATGGACAGGTGCTTCAGAAGCTATTTG AGAAGCTGTCAGGTCGCAAGCTGAACGTGGCAGAGGTGACTCAGTCTGAGATTGGTCAGAAGCAAAAGCTGCAGACTGTACTGgaagcagtaaatgaagtacTCAGGCCTCAGGGCTGGACGATAGAGTGGGGAGTTGACT CCATACACTCTAAGAACCTGGTGGCCATTGTGTATCTGCTGGTGGCTCTAGCCATGCACTTCATGGCCCCCATCAGACTGCCTGAACACGTCTCTGTACAGGTGGTACTGGTAAAG AAAAAGGAAGGGATCTTGCAGACAGGTCATGTCACCAAAGAGCTCACAACTACTACAGA AATAATGATGGGAAGGTTTG AGAGAGATGCCTTTGACACATTATTGGACCATGCCCCAGACAAGCTCAATGTGGTCAAGACg TCTCTGATcacatttgtaaataaacatcTGAACAAGTTGAACCTGGAGGTAACGGAGCTGGAGTCACAG tttgCAGATGGTGTATATTTGGTTCTGTTGATGGGTCTGTTAGAGGGCTACTTCGTGCCATTATATAACTTTTACCTCACACCAGAAAGCTTTGAACAGAAG GTGCATAATGTAGCATTTGCATTCGAGTTGATGCAGGATGGAGGACTGAAGAAACCCAAAGCTCGACCAGAAG ATGTTGTGAATTTGAACCTGAAGTCCACCCTGAGGGTCCTCTATAATCTCTTCAGCAACTACAAATGTGCAGATTGA
- the parvb gene encoding beta-parvin isoform X1: MSINPGRMKKDEGFLGKLGGTLARKKRAKEVSDLHEEGKHAINAPLLPSGDDLLPEDMLLEENAERSMLDPTSREDAKFKDLQKVLIDWINNELEEDRIIVKDLEEDLYDGQVLQKLFEKLSGRKLNVAEVTQSEIGQKQKLQTVLEAVNEVLRPQGWTIEWGVDSIHSKNLVAIVYLLVALAMHFMAPIRLPEHVSVQVVLVKKKEGILQTGHVTKELTTTTEIMMGRFERDAFDTLLDHAPDKLNVVKTSLITFVNKHLNKLNLEVTELESQFADGVYLVLLMGLLEGYFVPLYNFYLTPESFEQKVHNVAFAFELMQDGGLKKPKARPEDVVNLNLKSTLRVLYNLFSNYKCAD, translated from the exons ATGTCTATTAATCCAGGGAGGATGAAGAAGGACGAGGGTTTCCTGGGGAAGCTCGGCGGGACTTTGGCCAGAAAGAAGAGGGCGAAAGAAG TGAGTGACCTTCATGAAGAGGGCAAGCATGCCATCAATGCTCCACTCCTCCCCTCCGGTGATGACCTGCTCCCAGAGGACATGCTGCTAG AAGAGAATGCTGAAAGGAGTATGTTGGATCCCACCTCTAGAGAGGATGCCAAATTTAAAGATCTGCAAAAA GTACTGATTGACTGGATCAATAATGAGTTGGAAGAAGACAGAATCATAGTTAAGGATCTTGAGGAGGATCTCTATGATGGACAGGTGCTTCAGAAGCTATTTG AGAAGCTGTCAGGTCGCAAGCTGAACGTGGCAGAGGTGACTCAGTCTGAGATTGGTCAGAAGCAAAAGCTGCAGACTGTACTGgaagcagtaaatgaagtacTCAGGCCTCAGGGCTGGACGATAGAGTGGGGAGTTGACT CCATACACTCTAAGAACCTGGTGGCCATTGTGTATCTGCTGGTGGCTCTAGCCATGCACTTCATGGCCCCCATCAGACTGCCTGAACACGTCTCTGTACAGGTGGTACTGGTAAAG AAAAAGGAAGGGATCTTGCAGACAGGTCATGTCACCAAAGAGCTCACAACTACTACAGA AATAATGATGGGAAGGTTTG AGAGAGATGCCTTTGACACATTATTGGACCATGCCCCAGACAAGCTCAATGTGGTCAAGACg TCTCTGATcacatttgtaaataaacatcTGAACAAGTTGAACCTGGAGGTAACGGAGCTGGAGTCACAG tttgCAGATGGTGTATATTTGGTTCTGTTGATGGGTCTGTTAGAGGGCTACTTCGTGCCATTATATAACTTTTACCTCACACCAGAAAGCTTTGAACAGAAG GTGCATAATGTAGCATTTGCATTCGAGTTGATGCAGGATGGAGGACTGAAGAAACCCAAAGCTCGACCAGAAG ATGTTGTGAATTTGAACCTGAAGTCCACCCTGAGGGTCCTCTATAATCTCTTCAGCAACTACAAATGTGCAGATTGA
- the hdac10 gene encoding polyamine deacetylase HDAC10 isoform X2 translates to MSGTALLYDEEMTRYKLLWEDPVCKVEVPARLTVSFEALRRAGLEQRCERVCVRQASDEEILLIHSKEYLEAVKQTPYLSLEDLLTFTQQYGDVYFHPNIYHCAKLAIGATLQLVDSVMTGKVRNGMALVRPPGHHSQRSEANGYCVFNNVAIAALYAKKHYNLKRVLIVDWDIHHGQGIQYCFEEDPSVLYFSWHRYEHQDYWPNLPESDYDSVGMTNSDYLSVFFHVLLPVASEFDPELVLVCAGFDSAIGDPEGHMCASPEIFGHLTHLLMSLSNGRLCAVLEGGYNLTSLSQSVCQTVHTLLGDPTPLLTGIGSPCYSALESVHNVRAAHRMNWSCFNRAAPVIEPSTKRNKVDEGAGEKKEEEGPEQTTEDIEWPEPLPRPAPPAHTVVITSVEPGCQHLEELPQAYTEEAEKIRNQPYQEMTDKVSLKCLQNIVSILEKMKNKEVLNALLVVPDMCVSVSCAVQHALKSISDRVLVVFVGDEDVPVDTSDGRVLLFQICSKEPKGMTSHYHVPLCLSKGGNSRASVLQAVLGLLLPLAYEFSPGLVLEAQGDSAQLEGPVWTQLSSLLQGLAQGRTLALLQPDGDRNMVNATCASLFGSPAPSLSPLGPAPAQDVDAIEAQRHRLQDRWGLLLNTISESRTESQDG, encoded by the exons ATGAGTGGTACTGCGTTGCTTTACGATGAGGAGATGACTCGGTACAAACTGCTTTGGGAAGA tCCTGTGTGTAAGGTCGAGGTCCCTGCGCGGCTGACGGTGAGTTTTGAAGCTCTGAGGAGAGCAGGTTTGGAGCAGcgctgtgagagagtgtgtgtccgTCAGGCCTCAGATGAGGAGATCCTGCTCATTCACAG CAAAGAATATCTCGAAGCTGTGAAACAGACACCTTACCTGAGTCTGGAGGATCTTTTGACCTTTACTCAGCAATATGGAGACGTCTACTTCCACCCT AATATCTACCATTGTGCTAAGCTGGCTATTGGGGCCACCCTGCAGCTGGTGGACAGTGTAATGACTGGGAAAGTGAGAAATGGGATGGCTCTTGTAAG GCCCCCTGGTCATCACAGCCAGCGGAGTGAAGCCAATGGTTACTGTGTATTCAATAATGTGGCCATAGCAGCTCTCTATGCTAAGAAGCACTACAACCTGAAAAG GGTTTTGATTGTGGATTGGGACATTCATCATGGGCAGGGCATTCAGTACTGCTTTGAAGAGGACCCCAG CGTGCTGTATTTCTCATGGCATCGCTATGAACATCAGGATTACTGGCCCAACCTTCCTGAGTCAGACTATGATAGT GTGGGAATGACCAACAGTGACTATCTTTCAGTTTTTTTCCATGTCCTCTTACCTGTTGCGTCTGAA TTTGATCCTGAGTTGGTGCTTGTGTGTGCAGGGTTTGATTCTGCCATAGGAGACCCAGAG GGTCATATGTGTGCCTCTCCAGAGATATTTGGCCATCTTACACACCTTCTGATGTCTCTTTCCAATGGCAGACTGTGTGCTGTCCTGGAG GGTGGGTATAACTTGACAtctctcagtcagtcagttTGTCAAACAGTGCATACCTTGCTTGGAGAccccacaccattactgacTGGTATTGGCTCTCCATGTTACAG TGCTCTGGAGTCTGTTCATAATGTTCGAGCTGCTCACCGGATGAACTGGAGCTGTTTCAACCGTGCAG CTCCTGTCATAGAGCCAAGTACCAAGCGCAACAAAGTGGATGAAGGAGCTGgggagaagaaagaggaggaagGACCTGAGCAGACGACTGAGGATATTGAGTGGCCTGAACCCTTACCACGACCAGCTCCTCCTGCACATACAGTTGTGATCACCTCTGTAGAACCAGGCTGCCAGCACCTAGAAGAATTACCACAAGCATATACTGAGGAGGCAGAAAAGATCAG aaatCAACCCTATCAAGAAATGACTGATAAGGTGTCATTAAAGTGCCTCCAGAATATTGTTTCCATTTTGGAGAAAATGAAGAACAAAGAG GTACTTAATGCCTTGTTGGTGGTACCTgatatgtgtgtatctgtgagcTGTGCTGTGCAACATGCCTTAAAGTCCATTTCTGATAG GGTCttggtggtgtttgtgggggATGAGGATGTTCCAGTGGATACTAGCGatgg GAGAGTGCTTTTGTTTCAGATTTGTAGCAAGGAGCCTAAAGGGATGACCTCTCACTATCATGTGCCTCTCTGTCTCAGTAAG GGAGGTAACTCCAGGGCAAGTGTGTTACAAGCAGTACTGGGTTTGCTCCTACCACTGGCATATGAGTTTAGCCCTGGTCTGGTTTTAGAGGCTCAGGGTGACAGCGCTCAGCTGGAGGGGCCAGTCTGGACTCAGCTCAGCAGTCTACTGCAGGGACTGGCTCAGGGAAGGACACTGGCTTTACTTCAG CCGGACGGTGACAGAAATATGGTGAATGCTACTTGTGCCTCCCTCTTTGGGTCTCCTGCCCCCTCTCTCAGTCCTCTGGGTCCTGCTCCGGCTCAGGATGTGGATGCTATAGAGGCACAACGACACAGATTACAGGATAGATGGGGCTTGTTGTTAAACACAA tttcaGAAAGCAGAACAGAGAGTCAGGATGGATGA
- the parvb gene encoding beta-parvin isoform X3 yields the protein MSDLHEEGKHAINAPLLPSGDDLLPEDMLLEENAERSMLDPTSREDAKFKDLQKVLIDWINNELEEDRIIVKDLEEDLYDGQVLQKLFEKLSGRKLNVAEVTQSEIGQKQKLQTVLEAVNEVLRPQGWTIEWGVDSIHSKNLVAIVYLLVALAMHFMAPIRLPEHVSVQVVLVKKKEGILQTGHVTKELTTTTEIMMGRFERDAFDTLLDHAPDKLNVVKTSLITFVNKHLNKLNLEVTELESQFADGVYLVLLMGLLEGYFVPLYNFYLTPESFEQKVHNVAFAFELMQDGGLKKPKARPEDVVNLNLKSTLRVLYNLFSNYKCAD from the exons a TGAGTGACCTTCATGAAGAGGGCAAGCATGCCATCAATGCTCCACTCCTCCCCTCCGGTGATGACCTGCTCCCAGAGGACATGCTGCTAG AAGAGAATGCTGAAAGGAGTATGTTGGATCCCACCTCTAGAGAGGATGCCAAATTTAAAGATCTGCAAAAA GTACTGATTGACTGGATCAATAATGAGTTGGAAGAAGACAGAATCATAGTTAAGGATCTTGAGGAGGATCTCTATGATGGACAGGTGCTTCAGAAGCTATTTG AGAAGCTGTCAGGTCGCAAGCTGAACGTGGCAGAGGTGACTCAGTCTGAGATTGGTCAGAAGCAAAAGCTGCAGACTGTACTGgaagcagtaaatgaagtacTCAGGCCTCAGGGCTGGACGATAGAGTGGGGAGTTGACT CCATACACTCTAAGAACCTGGTGGCCATTGTGTATCTGCTGGTGGCTCTAGCCATGCACTTCATGGCCCCCATCAGACTGCCTGAACACGTCTCTGTACAGGTGGTACTGGTAAAG AAAAAGGAAGGGATCTTGCAGACAGGTCATGTCACCAAAGAGCTCACAACTACTACAGA AATAATGATGGGAAGGTTTG AGAGAGATGCCTTTGACACATTATTGGACCATGCCCCAGACAAGCTCAATGTGGTCAAGACg TCTCTGATcacatttgtaaataaacatcTGAACAAGTTGAACCTGGAGGTAACGGAGCTGGAGTCACAG tttgCAGATGGTGTATATTTGGTTCTGTTGATGGGTCTGTTAGAGGGCTACTTCGTGCCATTATATAACTTTTACCTCACACCAGAAAGCTTTGAACAGAAG GTGCATAATGTAGCATTTGCATTCGAGTTGATGCAGGATGGAGGACTGAAGAAACCCAAAGCTCGACCAGAAG ATGTTGTGAATTTGAACCTGAAGTCCACCCTGAGGGTCCTCTATAATCTCTTCAGCAACTACAAATGTGCAGATTGA
- the hdac10 gene encoding polyamine deacetylase HDAC10 isoform X1, whose translation MSGTALLYDEEMTRYKLLWEDPVCKVEVPARLTVSFEALRRAGLEQRCERVCVRQASDEEILLIHSKEYLEAVKQTPYLSLEDLLTFTQQYGDVYFHPNIYHCAKLAIGATLQLVDSVMTGKVRNGMALVRPPGHHSQRSEANGYCVFNNVAIAALYAKKHYNLKRVLIVDWDIHHGQGIQYCFEEDPSVLYFSWHRYEHQDYWPNLPESDYDSVGKGKGTGFNINVPWNKVGMTNSDYLSVFFHVLLPVASEFDPELVLVCAGFDSAIGDPEGHMCASPEIFGHLTHLLMSLSNGRLCAVLEGGYNLTSLSQSVCQTVHTLLGDPTPLLTGIGSPCYSALESVHNVRAAHRMNWSCFNRAAPVIEPSTKRNKVDEGAGEKKEEEGPEQTTEDIEWPEPLPRPAPPAHTVVITSVEPGCQHLEELPQAYTEEAEKIRNQPYQEMTDKVSLKCLQNIVSILEKMKNKEVLNALLVVPDMCVSVSCAVQHALKSISDRVLVVFVGDEDVPVDTSDGRVLLFQICSKEPKGMTSHYHVPLCLSKGGNSRASVLQAVLGLLLPLAYEFSPGLVLEAQGDSAQLEGPVWTQLSSLLQGLAQGRTLALLQPDGDRNMVNATCASLFGSPAPSLSPLGPAPAQDVDAIEAQRHRLQDRWGLLLNTISESRTESQDG comes from the exons ATGAGTGGTACTGCGTTGCTTTACGATGAGGAGATGACTCGGTACAAACTGCTTTGGGAAGA tCCTGTGTGTAAGGTCGAGGTCCCTGCGCGGCTGACGGTGAGTTTTGAAGCTCTGAGGAGAGCAGGTTTGGAGCAGcgctgtgagagagtgtgtgtccgTCAGGCCTCAGATGAGGAGATCCTGCTCATTCACAG CAAAGAATATCTCGAAGCTGTGAAACAGACACCTTACCTGAGTCTGGAGGATCTTTTGACCTTTACTCAGCAATATGGAGACGTCTACTTCCACCCT AATATCTACCATTGTGCTAAGCTGGCTATTGGGGCCACCCTGCAGCTGGTGGACAGTGTAATGACTGGGAAAGTGAGAAATGGGATGGCTCTTGTAAG GCCCCCTGGTCATCACAGCCAGCGGAGTGAAGCCAATGGTTACTGTGTATTCAATAATGTGGCCATAGCAGCTCTCTATGCTAAGAAGCACTACAACCTGAAAAG GGTTTTGATTGTGGATTGGGACATTCATCATGGGCAGGGCATTCAGTACTGCTTTGAAGAGGACCCCAG CGTGCTGTATTTCTCATGGCATCGCTATGAACATCAGGATTACTGGCCCAACCTTCCTGAGTCAGACTATGATAGTGTAGGTAAAGGCAAAGGAACTGGTTTTAACATCAATGTGCCCTGGAACAAG GTGGGAATGACCAACAGTGACTATCTTTCAGTTTTTTTCCATGTCCTCTTACCTGTTGCGTCTGAA TTTGATCCTGAGTTGGTGCTTGTGTGTGCAGGGTTTGATTCTGCCATAGGAGACCCAGAG GGTCATATGTGTGCCTCTCCAGAGATATTTGGCCATCTTACACACCTTCTGATGTCTCTTTCCAATGGCAGACTGTGTGCTGTCCTGGAG GGTGGGTATAACTTGACAtctctcagtcagtcagttTGTCAAACAGTGCATACCTTGCTTGGAGAccccacaccattactgacTGGTATTGGCTCTCCATGTTACAG TGCTCTGGAGTCTGTTCATAATGTTCGAGCTGCTCACCGGATGAACTGGAGCTGTTTCAACCGTGCAG CTCCTGTCATAGAGCCAAGTACCAAGCGCAACAAAGTGGATGAAGGAGCTGgggagaagaaagaggaggaagGACCTGAGCAGACGACTGAGGATATTGAGTGGCCTGAACCCTTACCACGACCAGCTCCTCCTGCACATACAGTTGTGATCACCTCTGTAGAACCAGGCTGCCAGCACCTAGAAGAATTACCACAAGCATATACTGAGGAGGCAGAAAAGATCAG aaatCAACCCTATCAAGAAATGACTGATAAGGTGTCATTAAAGTGCCTCCAGAATATTGTTTCCATTTTGGAGAAAATGAAGAACAAAGAG GTACTTAATGCCTTGTTGGTGGTACCTgatatgtgtgtatctgtgagcTGTGCTGTGCAACATGCCTTAAAGTCCATTTCTGATAG GGTCttggtggtgtttgtgggggATGAGGATGTTCCAGTGGATACTAGCGatgg GAGAGTGCTTTTGTTTCAGATTTGTAGCAAGGAGCCTAAAGGGATGACCTCTCACTATCATGTGCCTCTCTGTCTCAGTAAG GGAGGTAACTCCAGGGCAAGTGTGTTACAAGCAGTACTGGGTTTGCTCCTACCACTGGCATATGAGTTTAGCCCTGGTCTGGTTTTAGAGGCTCAGGGTGACAGCGCTCAGCTGGAGGGGCCAGTCTGGACTCAGCTCAGCAGTCTACTGCAGGGACTGGCTCAGGGAAGGACACTGGCTTTACTTCAG CCGGACGGTGACAGAAATATGGTGAATGCTACTTGTGCCTCCCTCTTTGGGTCTCCTGCCCCCTCTCTCAGTCCTCTGGGTCCTGCTCCGGCTCAGGATGTGGATGCTATAGAGGCACAACGACACAGATTACAGGATAGATGGGGCTTGTTGTTAAACACAA tttcaGAAAGCAGAACAGAGAGTCAGGATGGATGA
- the parvb gene encoding beta-parvin isoform X2 gives MAGLLCGTKRKKQVSDLHEEGKHAINAPLLPSGDDLLPEDMLLEENAERSMLDPTSREDAKFKDLQKVLIDWINNELEEDRIIVKDLEEDLYDGQVLQKLFEKLSGRKLNVAEVTQSEIGQKQKLQTVLEAVNEVLRPQGWTIEWGVDSIHSKNLVAIVYLLVALAMHFMAPIRLPEHVSVQVVLVKKKEGILQTGHVTKELTTTTEIMMGRFERDAFDTLLDHAPDKLNVVKTSLITFVNKHLNKLNLEVTELESQFADGVYLVLLMGLLEGYFVPLYNFYLTPESFEQKVHNVAFAFELMQDGGLKKPKARPEDVVNLNLKSTLRVLYNLFSNYKCAD, from the exons ATGGCTGGGCTACTTTGTGGGACTAAGAGAAAGAAGCAAG TGAGTGACCTTCATGAAGAGGGCAAGCATGCCATCAATGCTCCACTCCTCCCCTCCGGTGATGACCTGCTCCCAGAGGACATGCTGCTAG AAGAGAATGCTGAAAGGAGTATGTTGGATCCCACCTCTAGAGAGGATGCCAAATTTAAAGATCTGCAAAAA GTACTGATTGACTGGATCAATAATGAGTTGGAAGAAGACAGAATCATAGTTAAGGATCTTGAGGAGGATCTCTATGATGGACAGGTGCTTCAGAAGCTATTTG AGAAGCTGTCAGGTCGCAAGCTGAACGTGGCAGAGGTGACTCAGTCTGAGATTGGTCAGAAGCAAAAGCTGCAGACTGTACTGgaagcagtaaatgaagtacTCAGGCCTCAGGGCTGGACGATAGAGTGGGGAGTTGACT CCATACACTCTAAGAACCTGGTGGCCATTGTGTATCTGCTGGTGGCTCTAGCCATGCACTTCATGGCCCCCATCAGACTGCCTGAACACGTCTCTGTACAGGTGGTACTGGTAAAG AAAAAGGAAGGGATCTTGCAGACAGGTCATGTCACCAAAGAGCTCACAACTACTACAGA AATAATGATGGGAAGGTTTG AGAGAGATGCCTTTGACACATTATTGGACCATGCCCCAGACAAGCTCAATGTGGTCAAGACg TCTCTGATcacatttgtaaataaacatcTGAACAAGTTGAACCTGGAGGTAACGGAGCTGGAGTCACAG tttgCAGATGGTGTATATTTGGTTCTGTTGATGGGTCTGTTAGAGGGCTACTTCGTGCCATTATATAACTTTTACCTCACACCAGAAAGCTTTGAACAGAAG GTGCATAATGTAGCATTTGCATTCGAGTTGATGCAGGATGGAGGACTGAAGAAACCCAAAGCTCGACCAGAAG ATGTTGTGAATTTGAACCTGAAGTCCACCCTGAGGGTCCTCTATAATCTCTTCAGCAACTACAAATGTGCAGATTGA